The following nucleotide sequence is from Acetobacteroides hydrogenigenes.
ACCGATCATCGGCATCAGCATCTACAAAAACCTTTATGTCCATTAGGTCTCGCAGTTCCTCGCAGGTAAAAATGAGAATGCCTTCGACTATAACAATATGGCGAGGTTCTATAGGAATTGTTTCTTCGGCACGCGTACAGGTAAGGTACGAGTATATCGGTTGTTTTACGGTGATTCCAGCCTTCAACTTTTTGATATGGTCAACGAGCAGCTCAAACTCTATCGATTCGGGATGGTCGAAGTTCATCTCCAGCCGTTCCTCCAACGGCAAATGGCTGCTATCCTTGTAGTATGAATCTTGAGGGATAACAATCACCTCCCCATCAGGAAGCAAATCCACGATTTTCCGAACAACGGTAGTTTTTCCGGATCCTGTTCCTCCGGCAATTCCTATAACTAGCATGCGTACTTTTTTGGAATAAAAATAGAAAGATATTGTAAAAAAGCATCACATTTTAAGACACAATTGCCTTTTAAAGTTTACCTCTTACGCTAACTTCGCGGAAAATTAATCTAGTAAGCAAATGGCAAACCTTTACCCACTAAAATTTGACCCCATACTTAAAGAAAGGATTTGGGGAGGAAATAAGCTTAACACCGTTCTTGGAAAGAAGCTCCCTGCTAACAAAAAAATTGGAGAAAGCTGGGAGCTATCGGCAGTAGAAGGCGACATATCGGTTGTGTCGAACGGCTTCCTAAAGGGCAACGACCTGCAAGAGCTTATTGAAATTTACATGGGCGATCTGGTTGGCGAAAAGGTGTACGAAAAATACGGAGACGAATTCCCGCTTCTTATTAAGCTTATCGATGCGTCCGACGACCTGTCAATTCAGGTTCATCCAAACGACGAGCTTGCCCAAAAGCGGCACGATTCCTTCGGAAAAACCGAGATGTGGTACGTTATTGGCCACGACAAGGATGCCAAAATATATGTTGGATTCAATCAACCTGTTGATAAAGATACGTACGTTAAGCACCTCAACGATGGAAAGCTTACCGATTTGCTCAACGTAGAAACCTCGGCTAAAGGCGACACCTTCTTTATCCCATCGGGCCGAATACACGCCATTGGAAAAGGAAACCTACTTGCCGAGATACAGCAAACCTCCAACATCACCTACCGCATGTACGACTGGGATCGCGTTGACGACAACGGTCAGCCACGCGAGCTGCACACCGAGCTCGCTGTTGACGCCATCGACTACAGCTTTCAACCAAAGTATAAGACAGATTACGAAGCAAAAGAAAATCAGTCGAACACGCTGGTAGAATGCCCCTACTTTACCACCAACCTAATAAAGCTAAACAAGGGGAAAGGTCTCGAAACCGACTATGCCATGCTCGACTCCTTCGTTATTTACATAGTGCTGCAAGGTGACGTTGAGCTTAGCTTTAAAGATGGCGTAGAATCGGCAAAAGCCGGAGACACGCTGCTGCTACCTGCAACAATGGAGCAGGTGACCGTATCAGCGAAAAGCGATACCGAAATTTTAGAAGTATACGTAAAGCTATAAAAGGTAGGCAAGAGGAGAAGCAGGCTCCTCTTGCCTATTTTTCTTCGCTAAATGCAACATTCACTTCCTACAACAGGAAAAAAATTATCTTTTTTTTACTATACTTGCTCTCTGTTAAAAAACAAAGATTTTAAACCGATCGGGTTCTAAAGGGAATTCAAACTATGAAACACCTACTTGTTACAACTCTTGCATTCTTATGCATTGTGCCTTGCTTTGGACAAATGATCGATCCTCTTGACGAGTCTAAGACTCGTGAGAAGAATCAGGCAAATAAGATATACAAGGCTATACAATGGAGCTACAAGTACGAGAATGGCAAACCATCACCAAACGGAAGCATTAGCGTTGTCACGGTTTACGACAAGCAGGGCTACCCCATTGAGGTTACCAACTACAACTCCGGCAAAATATCTACCGTCCAAAAGTACTCCTACGACCTGAAGGGCAACAAGTCGGAGTACACCAACTTTGATGCCGACAAGAATAAGAAGATATACTCGGTATCCTTTGCCTACAACGCGCAAGGCCTACTAACCCGCGAAGATGGCTTCGATGGGCTATCACCATACCACATTGAGTACAGTTACGACTCTACCAACCAAATTACCAAGATCGTTAAGTTAGATGCTAATAAGGCTGTAGAAGAGCAATGGGACTACTCCTACGCTGATACAGTAAGCCAAATATGCATCACAAAAAAGGGCAGGCTCACCTACAAACAACGAATCACCAAGAACGCGAAAGGGCAAAAACTTGAGGAGGTAAAGTTTGACGCCAACGGGAAAGAGCTAAAGAAGACCACCTACAACTACTCCTCGAACGGGCAAATCGACAAGCGCGACGAGTACGTTGGGGGCAACAAGCGCTACACCCACCATTACATCTACGATGGCGACAACAAGCTTGTGCAGGTCATTCAGAAAGAGCCTACAGGAAAAGAATTCCCCTACAGCACCTACAAGTACGACTCTAAAGGCAACCTACTACAGGAGCAATGGAGCGAAAATAAGGGTGCCGAGTACTCGAAAAAGGAGTCAACCTACGACCAAAAGGATATCCTAAAGGAAGTAGACACCTACTACGCTCCATACGAGTACCAGGTTCTGTACAAGTACACCTACGAGTTCTACCAGTAATACAACAACCAATGAGCTTAGACAAAAGCGTGCTTATTGCACAAAAAGAAGAAATTACAGGATATACCATATACAACAAGCTGGCTAAAGCCGAAAAAGATCCTCACAACGCACAGATATTTCGCGACATTGCAGAGCAGGAACTAAAGCACTACCAGATGCTCAGGGAGATCTCCAAAGTTGATGTAAAACCTAGCCAATGGAGCATCTTTAAAAGCTACTATGTTGCCCGAATACTTGGCGTAACCTTTGGCGTTAAGTTGATGGAGAAGAACGAGCAAAAAGCCCAAAAGGCTTACGACGAGCTCGAGCAGCACTACGCTTTCGTTGCCCAAATCCGCGAGGACGAGGAGAAGCACGAAAAGCAGCTCATCGAAATGATCAACGAGGAAAAGCTTAAGTACGTTGGATCTATCGTTCTTGGTCTAAACGATGCCCTTGTTGAGCTTACCGGTGCCCTTGCGGGATTAACCTTTGCGCTACAGAACAGCCGACTAACGGCCCTTGCAGGTTTGGTTACCGGCATTGCAGCCACCTTCTCGATGGCCGCATCATCGTACCTATCGTCGAAGGCCGATGGCGAAGAGGATGCGCTAAAATCGGCCAGTTACACTGGCATTGCCTACCTGGTTACCGTAGCGCTACTGGTAGCGCCTTACCTACTGCTCGAAAGCGGACTAATGGCCCTTGGCTGCATGATTGCCATCGCCATTTTTATCATCTTCATCTTTAACTACTACATTTCGATTGCGAAGGATCTCAACTTTAAGAGGCGCTTCATGGAGATGGCCATCATCAGCATTTCGGTTGCCGGATTCTCGTTCCTCCTCGGATTTGTGCTTAAGCAGTTCCTTGGGGTCGACGCCTAAACGGCCACATACCTTATAAAATATAAGCGCGTGCTACTCAGAGTAGCACGCGCTTATATTTTTGCCGCTTACTTCAATAAAAGTGCGGCCAAACACCAACTAGTAGTACTTTTTACAGAGTAAAAAGTAAGTTCCACAAAGCGGATTACGCCTTTCGCATACCGACCAGAAACTTCCCCCCTTCGATAAATGAATTCTGCAAATCAACTAGCAATTTTCACGAACCGTTTAATGATTTTCGCAAAGCACCCTAACACTTTCGTATACCTGTCGCCAACTTTAGCAAAGCAGCCACAAATTTTCACCTACCGAAAAGCAACTTTCACAGAGCAAACAACGATTTTCGAGCATCAACTTGTACATTTTACCCTACCACCATTGCTGTAGAACTATGGCTTAATCCTCCTTAAACGAGAATTCTCCCCTTTCGAACTGGCCAAACTTCTTGGCTAGGTAACCCACCATTTTGGCGATTTCGGCAAACGAATCGGCGGTTTGCTGCGATATTTCCTTTTTCTGCATGCCCATGAGCAGCTTAGAGTAGAGCGCGTAGAAGCAGTACTCCATATCGTTGGCCAGCTGCTGTGGCACCTTTTCTCGGAAGGATACAATAGCCGGTGTGGCGTTAAAGGCCAGCATGCGGTAGGTATCCTGGTCGGGTTCCTTCAGCAGGCGTTGGTGGAAGTCGTGCAGCTCGCCGATTAGGTATAGGGTGATGAATGGGAAACCGCCCTGCTCCTTCCCCTCCTCGTGGATAATCCGGCAGTAGTCGCGGTACCACTGCAGCTCGGCTTCTGCTTCCGTTTCGGGCAGCTTCAGCGGATCGACCAGCAGCTCGCGGATGCGGCTCTCGTCGAACTTAACCGTGCGCAGCAGATCGGTAAGCTGCCACATAAAGAGGATGTACTCGGCCACATTCTCCTTGCGCTTTTGCGATGATAGCTTCATACGTCGGAGCCCTCCTCGCCCCAGTAGTAGTTCTCCATTAGATCGTCGATATCGCGGCGCTCCTTTTTGGTAGGTCGCCCGGTACCACGATCGCGCTGCACAAAGATTATTGTCTTATTCATCTTCAGTTTTTCCAGTTCCTCCTCCGGCGTAAGGTTTTCGGCGTAGAGGTACACGTTCTTTGCCGGCTGTCGGTTGGCAATAAGCGCCAGCACCTTAAAGGTGTACATCACCGGCATCTTCTTAACGGTGACGATATCGTTCACCTTCACATCGCGCGAGGCCTTAGCCAGCGCCCCGTTAAGGGTAACACGCCCCAGCTTGCAGGCATCGGCCGCATCGGTGCGCGTTTTAAAGGCGCGAATAGACCATAGCCACTTGTCGATTCGTACAGAGGTTACTTCTGCCATATCGGCTACTTTTTATTGTAAAAGTTCATGGTACGCGCTATGCCAATGGTGCCAAAGCCCTTGATGGCCTCGATGCTATGCTCGATGAGCGCCGGAAGGAGCTTCTCCTCCTCCTCGGTCCAGCGGCCTAGCACGTAGTCCACCTGCTTTCCCTTGGCAAACGTATCGCCAATGCCGAAGCGTAGGCGGGCATAGCTCTGCGTACCCAGTATCTCGTTAATGTGCTTTAGCCCGTTATGGCCGCCATCGCTTCCCTTTTCGCGGATGCGGATGGAGCCTATGGGCAGCGCAATATCATCAACAATAACAAACACGTTTTCGAGCGGAATCTTCTCGGCCTGCATCCAGTAGCTCACGGCCTTTCCGCTTAGGTTCATATAGGTCGATGGCTTTAGCAGGATAAAGGTACGCCCCTTATGCTTTGCCTCGGCCACATCGCCGTATCGCTTGGTGGAAAAGGTTGCCTCGGCCGCCTTGGCAAAGGCATCCACCACCTTAAATCCTATGTTATGGCGGGTATTTACGTACTCATCGCCAATATTCCCTAGGCCAACAATTAGGTACTTCAACGCAATAACAGTTTATACTATAGAAGAAAGGCGTTAGGGGATAATACTCCTAACGCCTTGTATCGAATAGCGGTTAATTACTATTTCTTCTTCTTACCAGCTTGTTGAGCAGCAAGAGCAGCAGCTGCTGCAGCACCACGAGCGGCACGAGTCATCTTAACAGCACATACTACGGTGCTCTTTGGGTTAAGAATGGTTACGTTAGGAAACTCGAGTTCTCCAACCATGATAGTCTTACCAAGACCAAGGGTGGTGATGTCGATATCAAGCGTATCAGGAAGATCCTTAATAAGAGCCGAAACCTTTAGCTTACGAGATGAAAGCTGAAGTTTACCCCCTTGCTTAACACCATCTGAGCTACCGTTAAGCTTAACAGGAACTTCGATTACAACTGGTTTATCCTCGGTTACACGGTAGAAGTCGATGTGAAGAACCTCATCGGTAACTGGATGGAACTGCACCTCACGGATAACAGCCTTCTCGCTCTTACCATCGATGTTTAGGTCGATAATGTAAGCGTTTGGAGTGTAAAGGATATCCTTAAGATCCTTCTCAACTACGGTAAAGTTAACGTTTCCGCCATTACCGTAAAGGTTGCAAGGAGTAAGCTCGCTACGGCGAATATCCTTAGCACCTTTCTTTCCTAGGTCGCTACGTAGAGCGCCTTTAAGTTCGATGTTTTGCATTTTGTTTTTGTTTTTGTGTTACTCAGAGCCTAACTCGGCTCCCCATCACACCTTCAACCAAATGAGAAGGCTGATATTTTGAGATCGCAAATATAGTAAATTCTACTGAATGAACGTAGAGCTAATCGACCTATAGTTGTACACCTTATCGATTACATCGGCAAAGTGGTCGGCTACGGTTAGCACCTTAATCTTCGAGGTGTCAACATCAGCACGAAGCGGAATGGTATCGGTAACGCAAACCTCAACCAGCGCCGACTTGTTGATGCGGTCGTAGGCTGGGCCCGACAGTACCGGGTGGGTTACCACCGCACGTACGCTCTTAGCGCCCATCTCCATCATCATATCGGCAGCCATGGTGATGGTACCTGCCGTATCGATCATATCATCGAAAATGATAACGTTCTTACCCTTAACATCGCCGATGGCGGTCATGTGCCCTACCACGTTTGCCTTTTCGCGCTGCTTGTGGCAGATTACCATCGAGGCATCGAGGAATCGCGAGTAGGCATGCGCACGCTTCGCACCACCCATATCAGGAGCTGCAACAGCAAGGTTGTCGAGGTTTAACGACTTTAGGTAAGGAACAAATATTGAGCTTGCATAAAGATGATCAACAGGGACGTCGAAGAAGCCCTGAATTTGATCGGCATGCAAGTCCATGGTCATAATACGATCGACACCCGATGCGCAAAGAAGGTTGGCTACCAGCTTAGCACCAATCGAAACGCGAGGCTTATCCTTACGATCCTGACGAGCCCAACCGAAGTAAGGCATTACCGCCACTACGCGGTGTGCCGAGGCACGCTTTGCAGCGTCAATCATCAGAAACAGCTCAAATAAGTTGTCGGTTGGCGGAAAGGTAGATTGAATGATGAATACAGTACATCCTCTGACGCTCTCGTCGAGGGATGGTTGGAATTCGCCATCGCTAAAGTCGGTGACGGTAGATTTTCCCAGCTCTATTCCGAAGCTTTTGGCAATCTTTTCGGCTAGATAACGTGAGTTTCTTCCGGCGAAGAACTTAATCGTATGCTTTTGGGCCATTGGAGGGGTTAATTTTGTCTTGGTATTTAAAATTGACAGCACAAAGGTATAAAATGAGCGCAAAAATTGCGACAGTAGCTACTTATTTGTGTTAACAAGTTCTATGCAATCATCGATATAGGTCAGCAGTTCGTCGGCCCCTTTCCGCTTGGAGCTCGAGGTGTAAAGCATCGGTGGAAGCTCCTCCCAGCTCTCAAGCAACTTCTCGGAGTAGCAGCGAATGTTATCCCTAAGCACCTCTACCCCTATCTTATCAATTTTGGTGAACACAATGGCAAACGGTATTCCGTGGTTTCCGAGGAGGGTTATAAAATCGACATCGATCTTTTGAGGCTCGAGCCTCGAATCGACCAGCACAAAGAGACAGGTTAACTCGTCGCGCGACTCCAGGTACTTGGTGATGATTTCCGCGAAACCCTGCCTAACGCCTTTGGAAGCTTTAGCGTAACCATACCCGGGCAAATCGACCAAGTACCAGCCGTCGTTCACCAAGAAGTAGTTAATGAGCTTCGTTTTACCGGGCGTTCCCGACACCTTGGCTAGCCCCTTTTGGTTGGTTATATAGTTTATTAGCGACGATTTTCCGACATTCGACCTCCCAATAAAGGCAAACTCGGGGAGGGTTTGCGGTGGACACTGCGAAGCCTTCTCGGCGCTCTTTACGAATACGGCACTCTTTACCTGCATACGGCTAATTTTTGTGCAAAGATAGGAATAATTAGATAGGCGATATGGGATGTATGATGTGCGATGTGGGATTTGCGATGGGGGATTTGCGATGGGGGATGTGAGATGTGCGACAAAAAACGAGCGAACTAGTTCTCGCTCCCTACTCCCTACTCCCTACTCCCTACTCCCTACTCCCTACTCACTCCCTCACTTTTTCCTATCTTTACGGCAAAATCAGCAAGCCATGCCAGTAAAAGTAATTGCATTCGATGCCGACGATACGCTTTGGGTCAACGAGCCCTACTTTCAGGAAACCGAAATGAAGTTTATAGGCCTCCTCGACCACCTGCTGAAACCCCACGAGATATCGCGCGAGCTGCTCAAGACCGAATCGGACAACATTCCGCTTTACGGATACGGGGTAAAGGCCTTTACGCTGTCGATGATCGAAACGGCCCTGCGCATCTCCAACGGAACGCTCGACGCTGAAACCATAGCCCGCATTATTAGCCTTGGAAAGGAGCAGCTAAACCACGAGGTGGAGCTGCTCGAAGGGGTGGAAGAAACCCTAAAGGCCCTGCACGGCCAGTACCGCCTGGTGGTTGCCACCAAGGGCGACCTGCTCGACCAGGAGCGCAAGCTGCGCAAGTCGGGGATCGAAGGCTACTTTCACCACGTAGAGATTATGTCGGAAAAGGCGCCAAGCGACTACCTTAAGCTGCTCAAGCATCTCGACGTGCAGCCCGAGGAGTTTCTGATGGTGGGCAACTCGCTCAAATCGGACATCATCCCGGTGATCAAGCTAGGCGGATACGGCATCCACATCCCCTTCCACACGCACTGGAGCCTCGACAAAACCGACGTAAAGGTTGACAGCCCCCGATTCCGAGAGGTAGCCTCCATCCTTGAGGCAAAAGAGGCCATCGCTAACCTGTAATGCACCTACGAAATGGGCAAATGCGCTGTCTGGAGGGCTAAATGCATCCTCTAGTTTACCAGATGCACGCTCTGGAAGGCTAGATGCACATTCTAACTCTCTAGATGCACAGCCTGGATGACCAGATGCACATTCTAACTAACCAAATGCACATTCTACCTTTCTAAATGCACGCTCTGGAAGACTAGATGCATACTCTAACTTACTAAATGCACAGCCTAACTTACTAAATGCACATTCTAACTATCCAGATGCATAGCCTGAATGACCAAATGCACAGCCTAGCTTACCGAATGCACGCTCTGGAGGGCTAAATACATAGCCTAAACAAGGGTAGGTAAAGAAATCAAAAGAGGAGGCCCCTTGCGGAAAGCCTCCTCTTTTGATTTAGGGGTTACATTAGTCCTGTGCGTTAAGCAGCGCCTTAATCTTGAATTCTAGCACCGAGTTGCCCCAGAGATTTCCCATTTTACCAAATGGATTTATAGTGATCGGAGATCCTTCGATAGGGGGGGTATATGTCTGTTTTTCCATTGCCTTCTTTGGCGAATTTGTATCAAACCCAAAGTTAGCCCCAACAAAAACAGTTCCCAGCTTTAGCTCAAAGCCTACCGCTGCGCCAACAAAAAAGTTGGTATTACTCGAAGACTTTGCCTTCCATGATTGGTTATTGAGAGCAGCAATAGAGCCCGAAGAACTTAAATACTGTAGCCCGACCTTACCCATTACGTAAAGTTCGACCAGCTCTGGGTAGACCTCCACATAGAATTTTGGAGCGGTATAAAAGTTTACCCCCTTATTGCTCGAACGAATAGCGGGCGAATTATTGCCAAAAAATGCATCAAACCCAGAATACTTGCTAGTAGCATACTTCGACAAATCCCAGTTCCCCTTTTTAATAAACTCCGTATAGTTAAGGCCAAACTCCAACCCGAAATGGTCGCGGAGCTCGTTCTTGTCGATATCGGCACCGGTGAAGCGGTACTCGTAGAATAGGCCTCCGTACAAGCTGTTAAAACCTCGCTTAGCGGCATCGCTACCTTTAGGGTTTACCATAGACATTTGAAGCCCCATGTTATGCAGCTGGGCTTTGGCCTTTCCGGCACCTAGTAGCCCAACAATTCCGATCAAAGAAAGAAGTAGTAATCTCTTCATAGCTATTTTTATCGTTTGCACAAATATAAGAAAAAACGGCACTACAGGTAGTAAACGGAACGAATGGCGGTTTTATTACCTTCACCCCAAAAAATCTACCGTTCCAGCAACGGCAAAACCTCGTCACGGTAGCTCTTCCCGACGGGGATAAGCTCGTCGCCCACCTTAACGGCGTTGCCCTCTATGTACTCAACCTTTGCTACGGCAATGATGTACGACTTGTGGATTCGCAGAAAATCGGGGCGCCGCAGCTCGGCCTCCAGCCGCTTCATGGTGTCGTGCGAGGTAATTTTCCCCTTCGCCGTATGAATGATGACGTAATCGCCCAGCCCCTCGATAAAGAAGATTGAGGCCAATGGGATCTTGTAGATACGCTTATCGGCCTTTACGGTAAGGGTTGCACTTTCGGCGGTATGGGGCGCTTCGACCGAGGGGGCAACCGCCAATACGGCCTGCGCGGTGCCCAAGCGCAGGCGCTCGATTGCCTTATTCACCGCCTTAAAGAAGCGCTCGAAGGGGATTGGCTTGAGGAGATAGTCCACCGCATCGAGCTCGAACCCCTCGATGGCATACTCGGGGTATGCGGTGGTGATGATCACCAACGGAGGATTCTTTAGCGAGCGAAGGAAATCTACGCCGGTTAGGGTGGGCATATTGATGTCGAGAAATACCAGATCGACCCCACCCCCGGTTAGGTATGGGATAGCATCCATAGCGCAGGAGCACTTACCCGCTAGCGCTAGCACCGGGATTTGCTCTATGTACTTTTCTACCACCCGCTGGGCTAGCGGTTCGTCGTCGACAATTAGGCAGCGAGCATTCATGGCTGTATGGTTATTTCGGAAGTAAATATACGATCGGTTGCCTGATACGAGGCCGTATGCCTACCGGGGTAGATCAGCTGGAGCCGCTTTACCACGTTGCTTAGCCCTATGCGGCTGCGCTCCTTATCGCCCTTAGTGGTAACGGCTGGGTTGCACGGATTCTCCGTATAGAAGCGTACGGTACCGCCATCGGCATGCAGCACAACCCGAATTGTTGCGTTGGCGCCACCGCAAAGGCCATGCTTAAAGCAGTTTTCGACCAGCGGAAGGAAGAGCAGCGGGGCAATGGGCTGCTGGTCGTCCTCGACCTGCACGTCGAAGAGCACGCGGTTGCCCTCCGAAAGGCGAATCTCCTGCAAGTCGATGTAGGATCGAAGGAAGTCGACCTCCTTGCTCAACGGCACGAAGGGCTGGTTGCACTCGTAGAGCACGTAGCGCATCAACCCCGAGAGCTTAAGGATGTAGGTTGGGGTTTGCGGCGAGGCATCCAACGAAAGGGCATAAATGCTGTTGAGCGCATTGAAGAAGAAGTGGGGGTTGATCTGCGACTTAAGCCCGGTTAGCTCGGCCGCCACCTTTTCGCTCTGAACCGAGCTAAGCCGCTCCCGCATCTCGGCCACCGCCATCGAGTCGGCCATCAGACGGATTATTGAGGTAACCAGGCCCATGATGATCAGCAGCATTGTAAGCGAAGTGGTCATTCCAAAGAATATGCTGTCGAAATACCCTTGTGGGCGATACTTGGTAACCCCAAACGTTTCCCCCATATGGAAGGAGATCGCAATTACTATGTAAATAAGCGCATAGTAGGCTATCAACATCAGCACCACGCTCCCGATGTAGCCCCACAGCTGACGCCGATTGAGCAAGCGCGGAATAAGCTTAAAGTGGTTGTAGTATATGGGAACAATAGTGCTAACGGCAAATAGCAGTATAAACTTTTGGAACGAGCTTACAATAAGCAGCAGCGTCATCAGCAGCAGGTGTGCTGCGATAACTAATCCATGCTGCCGGGCAAAGCAAACGACCTTTTCCATTCCTTCCTTTTTTACACAAAGTAAGAAAAATGACGGCAAACGCCCCTTCCTTTTCGACAAAAACGCGCCATGCTGCGACAAACGACAAGAACGGAAGCAAGTACAGCAATGCACACCCCTTTCCTCCGTTTGCCTACACCTCCGGCATGTTTGTCGAATAAAGTTGAAGTACAGAAGGTAAAGCGAGATGTTTGTGATGGATTTGCAAGGCAACCCGCTAGTCTAGTTGAGCCTTGCAGCAATCTAGCATCTAAAGTCTAACATCTAAAATCAAACGTCCATAAACTATGCAACCAATTGTAGAACTAAACAACGTATCCTTTGCGTATCCAAATGGGGTAAAGGTGCTCAACCGCTTCTCGCTGCGCATTCCGCAGGGGAGCATCTACGGATTCTTAGGGCCCAACGGTTCGGGGAAGAGCACCACCATCCGCGTGGTGATGGGGCTGCTAAAGGCGCAGGAAGGCATCGTAACCGTTTTTGGCGATAGCCACAGTACGAAACGAATCGCCATCCTTTCGCGCATCGGGTCGCTAATTGACACGCCCACCTTTTACGAGCACCTGACGGCCTACCGCAACCTAGAGATCGTAAGGCTGTCACACGATTTACCCCAACAGACCATCGCCGAGGCGCTGCAGCTGGTGGGCCTCAGCGCCACAGCCAAGCTAAAGGTATCGGAGTTCTCGCTAGGCATGAAGCAGCGGCTGGCCCTAGCCATGGCGCTGCTGCCCAAGCCCGAGCTGCTGGTGCTCGACGAGCCATCGAACGGGCTAGACCCCAACGGCATCATCGAGATCCGCGAGCTGCTGATCCGCATCAACCAGCAGCTGGGCACTACCATCTTCGTATCCAGCCACCTGCTCTCGGAGGTAGAAAAGCTCTGCACCCACCTATCCATCATCAACCAGGGGCAGGCGGTGTTCGAGGGCCCCATCGAACAGCTCACCGAGCGCATAGCCACCCAAAAGCGGGTATGGTTTACCGTGGGTAGCACCGAGGGCCTCAGCAGCGTGCTCGACAGGCCGCTGGAGATCCGACAGAATGGCTCCATTAAGGTGGGCTTCGAGTATACTACCGATAGGGAGATTGCCCGCTGCAACCACCAGCTGGTAACGCAGGGGGTGGAGGTGTTTGGCATCCACAAGGAGCACCAAACCCTAGAGGAGATGTACGTGAAGCTGCTCGAGGATAACAAATAGACACAAGAAGCAAGATGCATTTGGCATGTGATTTTGCACATCGCAAATCGTTTATCGCAAACCGAAAATCCGATCAACAATGAGAACCGCACTACAGCAATTCGGCGCTGCCTTTAAGGCCGAAACCATCAAGTCGAAGGGAACTGCAGCCTACTGGCTTACCTACATAGGGCCCTTCTTTATACTGCTCATATTCCTGCTGGGCTTCTACTTTAAGGGGCACCACCTGCTTCCCCCAAAGGTCGATCCTTGGCTACCCTTCATCGCTAAAATTTGGGATGCCGCCGCCATGGTGTTTCTTCCGATGTACCTTATTCTGCTCGCCAGCCAACTGCTGAACCTCGAGCACAAGAACGCCACCTGGAGGCTGGCCTATACCCTACCCTACAGCAAGCACATCATCTTTTGGAGCAAGATGGCCATGCTCTTTACGCTAAACCTATCGGCGCACCTGCTTACGATGCTGCTCACCATTGCAGCTGGGATGCTGCTAGCCTTCATTAAGCCAGACTTAGGGTTTATCCTATCGGCCATACCGTGGCAGCACTGCGCTGCGCTT
It contains:
- the udk gene encoding uridine kinase, translating into MLVIGIAGGTGSGKTTVVRKIVDLLPDGEVIVIPQDSYYKDSSHLPLEERLEMNFDHPESIEFELLVDHIKKLKAGITVKQPIYSYLTCTRAEETIPIEPRHIVIVEGILIFTCEELRDLMDIKVFVDADADDRLSRVITRDIVERGRSVSKVLDRYDQTVKPMHLQFIEPTKRYADIIIPQGGNNEVGINVLKIFIEKSLRDHQEQ
- a CDS encoding type I phosphomannose isomerase catalytic subunit, producing MANLYPLKFDPILKERIWGGNKLNTVLGKKLPANKKIGESWELSAVEGDISVVSNGFLKGNDLQELIEIYMGDLVGEKVYEKYGDEFPLLIKLIDASDDLSIQVHPNDELAQKRHDSFGKTEMWYVIGHDKDAKIYVGFNQPVDKDTYVKHLNDGKLTDLLNVETSAKGDTFFIPSGRIHAIGKGNLLAEIQQTSNITYRMYDWDRVDDNGQPRELHTELAVDAIDYSFQPKYKTDYEAKENQSNTLVECPYFTTNLIKLNKGKGLETDYAMLDSFVIYIVLQGDVELSFKDGVESAKAGDTLLLPATMEQVTVSAKSDTEILEVYVKL
- a CDS encoding VIT1/CCC1 transporter family protein, which encodes MSLDKSVLIAQKEEITGYTIYNKLAKAEKDPHNAQIFRDIAEQELKHYQMLREISKVDVKPSQWSIFKSYYVARILGVTFGVKLMEKNEQKAQKAYDELEQHYAFVAQIREDEEKHEKQLIEMINEEKLKYVGSIVLGLNDALVELTGALAGLTFALQNSRLTALAGLVTGIAATFSMAASSYLSSKADGEEDALKSASYTGIAYLVTVALLVAPYLLLESGLMALGCMIAIAIFIIFIFNYYISIAKDLNFKRRFMEMAIISISVAGFSFLLGFVLKQFLGVDA
- a CDS encoding DUF4924 family protein; amino-acid sequence: MKLSSQKRKENVAEYILFMWQLTDLLRTVKFDESRIRELLVDPLKLPETEAEAELQWYRDYCRIIHEEGKEQGGFPFITLYLIGELHDFHQRLLKEPDQDTYRMLAFNATPAIVSFREKVPQQLANDMEYCFYALYSKLLMGMQKKEISQQTADSFAEIAKMVGYLAKKFGQFERGEFSFKED
- a CDS encoding RNA-binding S4 domain-containing protein — translated: MAEVTSVRIDKWLWSIRAFKTRTDAADACKLGRVTLNGALAKASRDVKVNDIVTVKKMPVMYTFKVLALIANRQPAKNVYLYAENLTPEEELEKLKMNKTIIFVQRDRGTGRPTKKERRDIDDLMENYYWGEEGSDV
- the pth gene encoding aminoacyl-tRNA hydrolase, with the protein product MKYLIVGLGNIGDEYVNTRHNIGFKVVDAFAKAAEATFSTKRYGDVAEAKHKGRTFILLKPSTYMNLSGKAVSYWMQAEKIPLENVFVIVDDIALPIGSIRIREKGSDGGHNGLKHINEILGTQSYARLRFGIGDTFAKGKQVDYVLGRWTEEEEKLLPALIEHSIEAIKGFGTIGIARTMNFYNKK
- a CDS encoding 50S ribosomal protein L25/general stress protein Ctc — encoded protein: MQNIELKGALRSDLGKKGAKDIRRSELTPCNLYGNGGNVNFTVVEKDLKDILYTPNAYIIDLNIDGKSEKAVIREVQFHPVTDEVLHIDFYRVTEDKPVVIEVPVKLNGSSDGVKQGGKLQLSSRKLKVSALIKDLPDTLDIDITTLGLGKTIMVGELEFPNVTILNPKSTVVCAVKMTRAARGAAAAAALAAQQAGKKKK
- a CDS encoding ribose-phosphate pyrophosphokinase, which gives rise to MAQKHTIKFFAGRNSRYLAEKIAKSFGIELGKSTVTDFSDGEFQPSLDESVRGCTVFIIQSTFPPTDNLFELFLMIDAAKRASAHRVVAVMPYFGWARQDRKDKPRVSIGAKLVANLLCASGVDRIMTMDLHADQIQGFFDVPVDHLYASSIFVPYLKSLNLDNLAVAAPDMGGAKRAHAYSRFLDASMVICHKQREKANVVGHMTAIGDVKGKNVIIFDDMIDTAGTITMAADMMMEMGAKSVRAVVTHPVLSGPAYDRINKSALVEVCVTDTIPLRADVDTSKIKVLTVADHFADVIDKVYNYRSISSTFIQ